The following nucleotide sequence is from Nautilia sp. PV-1.
TGAGTGGGTAGGACCGAGTCTTGATATTAAAATGGGCTTCTATAAAGTTGCTAAATACTACTATTCAGGATGGCATGAGCCGGGAAGTATTCTTGAACTTACATTTAACAAAAGAACTTTTGAAAGACTTCCAAAAGAACATCAGGCTATTCTTACTGCTGCGGCTAACATGCTTCACAGTAAAATATTTACTGAATTCGAATATCAAAACGCAATTCAGCTTAAAAACATTCTTAACGGAAAATATGACGTTAAACTCGGCGTTTTCCCTGACGATGTTAATGAAGCTGCTAAAAAAGCCACAATCAAAATTCTTAACAAATATGCTAACCAGTCAAAAGATTTTGCTACTGTATATGAAAATATTAAAGCATATTTCCCTGTTGTCAGAAAATGGACTGACACGCTTCCTAAATGGTATCTTGATATCAGAGATCAGGGAACTATCGTTGATTAAGAGGATTTTTCCTCTTAATTTTTTATCTTATTATTTGAGTCTGACACCAAATGTTTTAATGCTTTTTTAGTTTGTTTTGTTATCTAATACTTTTAATCTTATAAATAATTCGAAAATTAAATTAATGTAAATAAAAACTTTCATTATTCGGCAACGAAAGGCTTTTATTTATTAAAACCTAATGTGTTTGATCTAATTTAAGGCATTATACAAAATCTTTAAGAACTTCACTGCATAAGGCAAATCCGAAAGCTCCGGTTACTCCTACGAAACTTCCCATTTCGCATTTTACAGGCTTTTCTATAGAATATACAGCTTTAAAATCACCGTTAAATTTTTCTTTTTTTAATCTGTCCCTTACTTTTTTGGCAAGTGGGTCGGTATTTGTTTTCCATATGCTTTCTATTCTTATTTTTGTAGGGTCTATTCTTTTTGCCGCTCCCATTGAGGAGATTATTTTGGGATGGGCTGATTTTATTAAGGCTATTTTTGCGTCAAGATCGTCTATTGCATCTATAACAATATCATAATGACCAATATTTAAAGATATTATATTTTCGTTTGTTATTTTCATATCGACAGGCGTTATACCGGGATAGAGTCTGGCTAAAACTTCCACTTTTTTTTCTCCGGTATATTCACTGCCTATCTGTCTGTTTTGATTGGTTATGTCAAATGTATCAT
It contains:
- a CDS encoding tRNA threonylcarbamoyladenosine dehydratase encodes the protein MRYDRCRKLFSKFEHLKDLKILICGAGGVGGYALECLYRSGVKNITIVDYDTFDITNQNRQIGSEYTGEKKVEVLARLYPGITPVDMKITNENIISLNIGHYDIVIDAIDDLDAKIALIKSAHPKIISSMGAAKRIDPTKIRIESIWKTNTDPLAKKVRDRLKKEKFNGDFKAVYSIEKPVKCEMGSFVGVTGAFGFALCSEVLKDFV